The Natronosalvus caseinilyticus genome includes a region encoding these proteins:
- a CDS encoding PglZ domain-containing protein: protein MADTVTQIITELEEKFERHPVWVWYDSSEKYGNVIDEIEAAMEDRGVNVARYDGSFLDLKRRLWEEDNDIDEQWLFYVPKWRDDADWFMDVHRLGRQYRPGATVGDRPASKYLVGKEARIPEEYANWGQNETQLSRAFFCVLFDTPNHSPRDYLVEYLADPDAYRDTIEEHGQAHEWTHLLEETYGIAAGLDAEEIATELLFGELEHTSPTDRYSRLAADETREAARFCEYWQKIDTATYLEYAAVVSDDRNLTEEVIASDALEWESNAFRQIDDGLVRLCLNRLLDADYDELPALATDLEPVVERRQNGFWYDEGHAGYWDILEHGLEVLHEAGSAIEEIEAEGYDPQALADRYTEEWWTIDAAYRRYVRSVQNSRRAVDELHGVRDRITASYVSFLRTLNRPVAEGLATDPVLGTPQTDFFDAHVEREEGTAVLICDGLRYELARELEQRFEADEETDQQTTFTSAALPSITEVGMATHLPGELSLELDSDDDLVVSVDDTEMSDKGDRKARFADAGFTVADIDDILDDPQSALKDAGTPPRIVYSGTIDKLGESFDDDKAFGQVADHVRDVEDVIQRLRAVGYTRFVVTADHGFLYTEELPDRDKVDSLNGVAFTKRRFAVADADAPVIPGDEIIEFDDEQLQQLGIDAADLRLFFPRSVACFYAAGGNMRYFHGGISMQELVVPCLTVTTVEREDEDAPIEYEVTFPESVSNTIVDVTITARSGQLSFSRTPTLRLTATVDGREVAEPKRVEINQGENETTIRLKSGELDEDATILFEAIDEETRETVATGEATNNIIMREDFDFDIE from the coding sequence ATGGCCGATACGGTCACGCAGATCATCACCGAACTCGAGGAGAAGTTCGAGCGCCATCCCGTCTGGGTCTGGTACGACTCGAGCGAAAAGTACGGGAACGTCATCGACGAGATCGAAGCCGCGATGGAAGATCGTGGCGTCAACGTCGCCCGATACGATGGGAGCTTCCTCGATCTTAAACGCCGGCTCTGGGAGGAAGACAACGACATCGACGAGCAGTGGCTGTTCTACGTTCCGAAGTGGCGTGACGACGCCGACTGGTTCATGGACGTTCACCGGCTTGGCCGTCAATACCGACCTGGTGCGACCGTTGGCGACCGACCCGCCTCAAAATACCTCGTTGGCAAAGAGGCTCGAATCCCGGAGGAGTACGCCAACTGGGGGCAAAATGAAACCCAACTGAGCCGGGCGTTCTTCTGCGTCCTGTTCGACACACCCAATCATTCCCCGCGAGACTACCTCGTCGAGTATCTTGCCGATCCGGACGCATACCGTGACACGATCGAAGAACACGGCCAGGCACACGAGTGGACGCACCTCCTCGAGGAAACCTACGGGATTGCAGCCGGTCTGGACGCCGAGGAAATCGCAACCGAATTGCTCTTCGGCGAACTCGAACACACCTCCCCCACCGACCGCTACTCGCGGCTTGCAGCCGACGAGACGAGAGAAGCAGCTCGTTTCTGTGAGTACTGGCAGAAGATCGATACCGCGACCTACCTCGAGTACGCGGCCGTGGTGAGCGACGATCGAAACCTCACCGAGGAAGTCATCGCTTCGGATGCACTCGAGTGGGAATCCAACGCATTTCGGCAGATCGACGATGGACTCGTCCGGCTCTGTCTGAATCGCCTCCTAGACGCCGACTACGACGAACTTCCAGCGCTCGCAACTGACCTCGAACCCGTCGTCGAACGCCGACAGAACGGCTTCTGGTACGATGAGGGCCACGCAGGCTACTGGGATATTCTCGAGCACGGTCTCGAAGTACTCCATGAGGCTGGTTCGGCGATCGAAGAAATCGAAGCCGAAGGTTACGATCCACAGGCCCTTGCTGACCGGTACACCGAGGAGTGGTGGACGATCGACGCTGCCTATCGTCGATACGTTCGGAGCGTTCAGAATAGCCGCCGTGCGGTCGACGAACTCCACGGCGTCCGTGACCGAATTACGGCGTCGTACGTCTCCTTCCTTCGAACGCTCAACCGGCCGGTCGCCGAAGGGTTGGCCACCGACCCCGTGCTCGGCACACCACAGACCGACTTCTTTGACGCGCACGTCGAACGAGAGGAGGGAACCGCCGTTCTCATTTGTGACGGGCTTCGCTACGAATTAGCTCGAGAACTCGAGCAGCGGTTCGAAGCCGACGAGGAGACTGACCAACAGACGACGTTCACCTCGGCAGCCCTCCCCTCGATCACGGAAGTCGGAATGGCGACACACCTCCCTGGAGAGCTGTCGCTTGAACTCGATTCGGATGACGACCTGGTCGTCTCGGTCGATGACACTGAAATGTCGGATAAAGGCGATCGAAAAGCGCGCTTCGCCGATGCTGGTTTTACCGTCGCCGATATCGATGATATCCTCGACGACCCCCAGTCGGCTCTGAAAGATGCGGGAACGCCACCGAGAATCGTCTACTCCGGAACAATCGACAAGCTCGGGGAAAGTTTCGACGACGACAAAGCATTTGGGCAGGTCGCCGATCACGTTCGCGACGTCGAAGACGTTATTCAGCGCCTCCGTGCGGTCGGGTATACCCGATTCGTCGTTACTGCAGACCACGGCTTCCTCTACACCGAAGAACTCCCGGATAGGGACAAAGTCGACTCACTCAACGGTGTTGCGTTCACGAAGCGACGGTTTGCTGTCGCTGACGCAGATGCGCCGGTTATTCCCGGTGACGAAATCATCGAGTTCGATGACGAACAGCTACAACAGCTCGGCATCGATGCGGCCGATCTTCGGCTGTTTTTCCCCCGAAGCGTGGCCTGTTTCTATGCTGCCGGTGGAAACATGCGCTACTTCCATGGTGGGATCTCGATGCAAGAGCTTGTCGTCCCCTGTCTGACGGTGACAACCGTTGAACGCGAGGATGAAGACGCGCCGATCGAATACGAGGTCACGTTCCCAGAGAGCGTCTCGAATACGATTGTCGACGTGACGATTACGGCCCGCAGCGGCCAACTGTCGTTCAGCCGAACGCCCACCCTCCGGCTCACTGCGACGGTTGATGGCCGAGAAGTGGCTGAGCCAAAACGCGTTGAGATAAATCAAGGCGAAAACGAGACCACCATCCGTCTGAAGAGCGGTGAACTTGATGAGGACGCAACCATTTTGTTCGAAGCAATCGATGAGGAAACCCGAGAGACGGTGGCCACAGGTGAAGCAACGAATAACATCATTATGCGGGAAGACTTCGACTTCGATATTGAATGA